In Xyrauchen texanus isolate HMW12.3.18 chromosome 32, RBS_HiC_50CHRs, whole genome shotgun sequence, the following proteins share a genomic window:
- the LOC127626327 gene encoding saposin-like protein 11, whose protein sequence is MYKTTDVISEPLPMYRTTEVISKSQPIFTTTEVVSESLPMFTTTEVVSASLPMYTTMEVISKFLPMYPTTEVVSKSLPMYTTMEVISKSLPMYPTTEVVPESLPIYTTTEIVSKPLSMYTTRSFPSLCPCTRPGRFQVSAHVQDHRCHLRASAHVQDHRVSSTIHPLI, encoded by the exons atgtacaagACCACAGATGTCATCTCAGAGCCTCTGCCCATGTACAGGACCACAGAGGTAATTTCCAAGTCTCAGCCCAtattcacgaccacagaggtcgtctctGAGTCTctacccatgttcacgaccacggaggttgtcTCCGcatctctgcccatgtacacaaccatggaggtcatttccaagtttCTGCCCATGTacccgaccacagaggtcgtctccaagtctctgcccatgtacacaaccatggaggtcatttccaagtctctgcccatgtacccaaccacagaggtcgtccccgagtctctgcccatttACACGACCACGGAGATCGTTTCCAAGCCTCTGTCCATGTACACGAccaggtcgtttccaagtctctgcccatgtacacgaccgggtcgtttccaagtctctgcccatgtacaagACCACAGATGTCATCTCCGAGCCTCTGCCCATGTACAGGACCACAGAG TCAGCTCAACAATCCATCCACTGATCTGA